GGCCGGCCGGCGCTCGGGCTCGCCATCGTAGTGCGGGCAGTTGCTGCCCTTCAGGAAACCCAGCCCCGGAAGGGCGGTCAGCTCGCCGGGGATCGAGTCGGTCACGCCCTGCTCGAACCAGCAGATGGAGCCGGCGCTCAGCCCCGCCAGGATGATGCCCTGCTCCCAGGCGGTGTGCAGCACCTGGTCCAGCTCCCACTCCCGCCACAGGGCCAGCATGTTCTTGGTGTTGCCGCCGCCCACGTAGATCACGTCCTGGACCAGCAGGAGGGCGGCCATGTCCCGCACCGTCGGCCGCAGGAGCGAGAGATGCGTCGGCTCCGCGCCGAGCTGGGTCATCGCCCGGTAGAAGTTGACGATGTAGCCCTCCGCGTCGCCACTGGCCGTCGGCAGGAAGCAGACCTTCGGCCGGGCCTTGCCGGTGAGGCCCAACACGTACCGATCCAGGAGCGGGTTCTCCGGTTCCATGGAGAAGCCGCCGCCGCCCATCGCCACAATCTGCTTCATCCGTGCCCCCTCCTTGTCGGGATAAAAAACAGCGCCCGTCCCGCATGGGACGAGCGCATGCGCTCGCGGTGCCACCCACGTTGATGCCCACCTGCGGGCAGGCATCCCCTTGGCAGGGCCGTCGCCCGGAGAGCGAAGCCCCCTCCCTCTGATAACGGCGGGAGTCTCCGGCGCAGCCTACGCAACCGCCGCGGCACGTGGTGCCTGCGCGGCCTTCGACTGCGCAGCTCGAGGGGGTGTCCGGCTCCGCCGCCTTCCCGCCGACCTTTCAGCCTGAGGGCCGGCTCTCTGCAGGGGGCCCGTGCGGAGCCCTGCTCCCTGTCATCGCCTTTGATCCTGGATTCTACTTCTCTGGCCACGGGCTGTCAATACCCTAAACCAAAAGTCTCAGGGCCCGCGGAATCGACTCCAGGGTCACCGGCAGGCTGCCGATGACCTCGCCGTCCACCTGGGTGAGGGGGGCGTGTTCGGCGGCCGCCGTAATCGACACCCTGCGCGCCTTGCGGTAGATCACCCCGGGCAGGTTCCGGTGCAGCCCCACCAGCGCGGCCGAGACGTAGCGCAGGTAGTCTCCCACCGCCTCTGCGGTGAAGATGCAGACGTCCAGGTCAGGGTCGGTGAGGGAGGCGTCCGGCGTGAACTGGAAGCCGCCACCGTAGGAGCGGGCGTTGCCCGCCACCACGAACCGGCCCTCCACCGGCGGCTCGCCGTCCAGGTGCACGACGAACGGCGCCAGCTCCCACCGCCAGATGAACTGCATGGCGGCCACGAAGAAGGCCGCCTTCCCAAACCGGCGCTTGAGCTCGGGATCCACCGAACCGGCCACCGCCGCGTCCAGGCCGACCCCGGCCATCAGCAGGAAGTACCGGTCGTTGGCCCGGCCCACCGTCACCTCCGCGGTCCGCCCGTCGCGGATCCGCCTGGCCATCTCCTCCGGCCGGTGCGGAAGGTGCAGCTCGGCGGCCAGCACGTTCGCGGTGCCGCCGGGCCAGAAGCCCAGAGCCGCCCCGGTGCCCATCACCCCCTGCAGCGCCTCGTTCATGGTGCCGTCGCCGCCGTGGGCGAGGATCAGGTCGTACCCTTCCCCGGCCCTCGCCTGCGCGATCTCGGTCGCGTGGCCGGGCCGCGCCGTGGGGCAGATGGCCACCTCGCAGCCGGCTGCGCGCAGGGGCGCCGCCAGCCGGGCCAGCGGCTCCTCCCGCTCCCGGGGCCGCCCGGAGGCCGGATTGTAGATGACCGCAATGCGCCGGAAGGCCATGCGCGCCACCCCCTACTCGCCGTAGAGCAGCCTGAGCTCCGCGACCTTCCGCCGGGCCAGCTCCTCGACCCGCTCCACGTACGCCTGCGGGTCGTTGGGGTTGGCCGGCGCCTTCAGGAGCCACCCCCGCCCCTCTCCCAGGGGCTTGAACCACTTGGAGGTGGCGCCGCCGCCCAGGCCGATGACGGTCTGCCGCTCCTCCATCATCTGGATGTTGTAGAGCGACTCCTTCCCGGGCAGGGCGTAGCCCACGTTCTCCAGGGAGCCCACCATGAACTTCTGCCGGTACAGGTAGTACGGCCGCTGGCCCATGGCCCGGGCAGTCTCCGCCGCGTCCTGCACCAGAGCCTCGGCCTCGGCCGGGGTGAGCGCCCGGAGCACCTCGCCGGCCGCACCCGCCGCGTGGATGCGGGAGCCCCGCTTGACGGCCAGGGTGTGCACGGTGAGGTTGTCGGGGGCCAGGCGGCGCATGTCCTCCAGGGTGTGGTGCACCTCGGCGGGGCCCTCCCCCGGCAGACCGATGATGATGTCCGTGTTCACCGTGAAGCCGGCCGGATGGGACCGCACCAGGTCGTAGGCCCGGTAGAACTTCTCCACCGTGTGGATGCGGCCCAGGTGCATCAGCGTGGCCTGCACGGTGGTCTGGGGGTTGACGCTGACCCGCGTCACGCCGTGCGCCGCCATCACGTCCAGCTTGTACCGGTTGAACGTCTCGGGCCGTCCGCCCTCGATGGTGTACTCCGCCGGGGACTGGCCTTTGAGCAGGGTCTCCGCGGCGGTGCGCAGCATCCAGGCGAAGTCCTCATCCCGGGGGCTGGTCGGCGTGCCGCCGCCGAAGTAGATGGACTCCACCCGGAGCCCCAGGTCCCGGATCGCCTGCCCGATGATCGCCATCTCCCGCCCGAGGGCCTCCAGGAAGGGGGAGATCTGATCCCGGTGCTGGTTGATGGGATAGATCGAAAAGGAACAGAACGAGCAGATGGACGGGCAGAACGGGATCCCGATGTAGAGCGAGACCGCCCGGGGGTCGCGCCCCAGGAAGGGCCGCTGCAGCCGGGCGACGCCGGTCACCAGCTCCGCCTTCTCCCGCGCCAGCCGGAACTCACCGGTAAGGCGCGCCACCGGGTCCGGCTCGTCCTCGTCCAGCATCTGGTGGACCAGCTTGGTGGGCCGCACGCCGGTGAGGATGCCCCACTTGGGCCGGAAGCCCGCCAGCGGCGCGAGGGCGTCCACCAGCAGCCCCTTGGCCAGCCGGCGGAGCCGGTGCTCAAAGGTGCGGGGGCTCTCCTCCGCCCCCTGGACCAGCTCCCCCTCCGCGCGGCGGGAGCCGCCGGGGCCGCGGGCGGTGACGACCACCCGCCACGGCCGGGCGGCCGGGGGCAGGGGGACGGCTGCATCCGCGCCGGGGTCGGCAGCCGGCGCGCCGCCCGGCCGCGCGGTCACATCCACCTGCCACACGGCATCCCCGCCGGCGGGCTCCGGGCTTCCCGGCACCCAGACCGCGAAGGGCTCCCCCGGGAAGAAGACGTGTCCCATCTGGGTCAGGTCGCTGGCAAAAACGGGGCTGTTGCCCCGGAGCAGGATCCCGCTCATGCGCTCTCACCTCAAAGGGGGCCGTGGCTCTCGCCCGGCCCCCGTCCGCAGTTTCATCCGCTATTAACGCTTGCCCGTATGGCCCGGCACGTATTCGTCCCAGCCCCACAGCCCGAACAGCAGGTTGAGCAGACCCAGGCCCATCAGGACGTAGCCGGTCGTCCCGCCCACCGCGATGCCGAACATCACGGAGAGCGCGAAGAGGAGCGGGCTCAGGGCCTTCCAGAGGTACCCCCGCCGCACCAGGCGCGGTGCGGGGATGCGCACCCGCACGCGCGCGGCGGCCTGCCCGCCGGACCGGCGAGCCGCGGCGCGCGCCTCCACCCGGGCCGCCTCACGCTCCGCCGCGCCCGCGAAGGCCAGGCGCAGCGCCAGGACGTTGGGCAACAGCAGGGCCGCACCCAGGAGGGCGAGCCCGATGACGGTTAAGACCATATGCGAACCCCCCACAGTTCAAGCGATGGTCCTACATATTCTATTTGCTTTTGTTCAAGTCCTCCCAGTGGTTACCCCATCCGGCCGAGGATGTCGCAGAGCTGTTCCAACTCGGCTTCGGTGAGGTTCTTCACCATCTCGCGGAAGGCGGCCCTGCGGCGCTGGATCGCCGCCTCCAGGGCCTGCTCGCCCTCGGGGGTGATCCTCACCCACACCACCCGCCGGTCGCGCTGGTCCCGCTCCCGCTCCGCGAACCCCGCCTTCACCAGCCGGTCCACCAGACCGGTCGCCGCGCTGAGGGTGACCGTCAGCTCGTTGGCCACCTCGGTCACCTGCAGCGGCCCGCGGGCCTTCAGGGCCTTCAGCACGATCATCTGGCTCATCGACATTCGCGGTCCCGGAGCTACCTCCTGGTAGGCCGTCGTCGCCGCCGTCATCACACGCACCATGTTGTCGAACGAGGCCTCCAGCTTCGGGAGATAGGCTTCGATGCGGGCAGACTCCATTCGAACACCTCCGGGCCCGAAATTCACATCGTTAACATTTTTTGATTGTCCGGATTATACCCGTAACCGGAAACCGGTGTCAAGGACGCGCGAGAAGGCGGTCACCGTCACGCTCACGCCAGGAACGGGTTGTAGGCCTTTTCGTCGCCGATGGTCGTGGACGGGCCGTGCCCCGGGTAGACCGCGGTATCCGGAGGCAGGGTGAGCAGCCGCTCCTTGATGGACTGGATCAGCGTGTGGTAGTCGCCTCCGGGCAGGTCGGTGCGCCCGATGGACCCGGCGAAGAGCGTGTCGCCCGCGAGGAGATGTCCGGGCCGGTAGAGGCAGATGCCGCCCGGGCTGTGGCCGGGCGTGTGGATCACCCGGAAGCGCAGCCCGCCCGCCTCCACCTCGTCGCCGTCCCGCAGGAGCCGGTCCGCCGGGGAGGCCTGAACGGTCATGCCGAAGTAGAGGCTGCCGTTGCGGGCCGGGCTCGTCAGGCAGTCGGCGTCGGCCTCGTGGATGGCGACGGGCGCGCCGCTCCACCCCTTCACCCAGTCCACCCCGCCGATGTGGTCCAGGTGGCCGTGGGTGAGGACGATGCCGACCACGGTCAGGTCGTTCTCCATGACGCAGGACTGGATCCACGGGTCCGGGACGCCCGGGTCGATCACGAGCGCCTGGCGGGTCTCGCCGCAGGCGACGATGTAGCAGTTGGCCATGAACGCGCCGAGGGCGCGGTGCCACAGCTGCATGGGCCTTCCTCCATAAAGAGGCCGGGACGACGAGGTCCCGGCAGGTGTTGCCGTCTCTACTTCCAGTATAGGCGGTTTGGCCCCCGACGCAAGTCGGGGCGTGGCGGCACTGATGCCGCGGAACGTCACTGCAGGTTGAGGATGCCCAGGAGCGCCGACACGAGGACGGCCACGGCCGAAAGGAATGAGCTGATCAGGAGGCTGGCCGTCTCTTTCTTGCCGTCCAGCCGCCCCTCGACGAAGCCGATCCGCGACTTCAGGGGCAGCAGGGCCGCGCGCATCTCGGCCACCACCTCCCGGTGCTCGGCCCAGAGGCGGGCGCTTTCCGCCCG
The nucleotide sequence above comes from Symbiobacterium thermophilum IAM 14863. Encoded proteins:
- a CDS encoding peptidase E, producing the protein MKQIVAMGGGGFSMEPENPLLDRYVLGLTGKARPKVCFLPTASGDAEGYIVNFYRAMTQLGAEPTHLSLLRPTVRDMAALLLVQDVIYVGGGNTKNMLALWREWELDQVLHTAWEQGIILAGLSAGSICWFEQGVTDSIPGELTALPGLGFLKGSNCPHYDGEPERRPAYHRLRKAGVLSDGIAADDGVALHYVGEHLFKVVSSRPGARAYWVYAVNGEVREEPIDPVYLGESEPLTTTGRGEDRA
- a CDS encoding diacylglycerol/lipid kinase family protein; translation: MAFRRIAVIYNPASGRPREREEPLARLAAPLRAAGCEVAICPTARPGHATEIAQARAGEGYDLILAHGGDGTMNEALQGVMGTGAALGFWPGGTANVLAAELHLPHRPEEMARRIRDGRTAEVTVGRANDRYFLLMAGVGLDAAVAGSVDPELKRRFGKAAFFVAAMQFIWRWELAPFVVHLDGEPPVEGRFVVAGNARSYGGGFQFTPDASLTDPDLDVCIFTAEAVGDYLRYVSAALVGLHRNLPGVIYRKARRVSITAAAEHAPLTQVDGEVIGSLPVTLESIPRALRLLV
- the hemZ gene encoding coproporphyrinogen dehydrogenase HemZ, whose translation is MSGILLRGNSPVFASDLTQMGHVFFPGEPFAVWVPGSPEPAGGDAVWQVDVTARPGGAPAADPGADAAVPLPPAARPWRVVVTARGPGGSRRAEGELVQGAEESPRTFEHRLRRLAKGLLVDALAPLAGFRPKWGILTGVRPTKLVHQMLDEDEPDPVARLTGEFRLAREKAELVTGVARLQRPFLGRDPRAVSLYIGIPFCPSICSFCSFSIYPINQHRDQISPFLEALGREMAIIGQAIRDLGLRVESIYFGGGTPTSPRDEDFAWMLRTAAETLLKGQSPAEYTIEGGRPETFNRYKLDVMAAHGVTRVSVNPQTTVQATLMHLGRIHTVEKFYRAYDLVRSHPAGFTVNTDIIIGLPGEGPAEVHHTLEDMRRLAPDNLTVHTLAVKRGSRIHAAGAAGEVLRALTPAEAEALVQDAAETARAMGQRPYYLYRQKFMVGSLENVGYALPGKESLYNIQMMEERQTVIGLGGGATSKWFKPLGEGRGWLLKAPANPNDPQAYVERVEELARRKVAELRLLYGE
- a CDS encoding MarR family winged helix-turn-helix transcriptional regulator, whose translation is MESARIEAYLPKLEASFDNMVRVMTAATTAYQEVAPGPRMSMSQMIVLKALKARGPLQVTEVANELTVTLSAATGLVDRLVKAGFAERERDQRDRRVVWVRITPEGEQALEAAIQRRRAAFREMVKNLTEAELEQLCDILGRMG
- a CDS encoding MBL fold metallo-hydrolase; this encodes MQLWHRALGAFMANCYIVACGETRQALVIDPGVPDPWIQSCVMENDLTVVGIVLTHGHLDHIGGVDWVKGWSGAPVAIHEADADCLTSPARNGSLYFGMTVQASPADRLLRDGDEVEAGGLRFRVIHTPGHSPGGICLYRPGHLLAGDTLFAGSIGRTDLPGGDYHTLIQSIKERLLTLPPDTAVYPGHGPSTTIGDEKAYNPFLA